The genomic region TCATGTGGTGCCGAAATACTGTTGATATTAACCTGTTCATAATTGCCTGGTCCTTTTTGCAACCAACCTGCCCAGATGGGGTAGGTATAACCCGTCCAGTAGTGCTGGGTTCCATATCTTGATATAATGTCATTACTCGGGCATTTTAAGACACGAACAGCGTCAGACATTTTAAGTCGAAGTGTATCCTGTTGCTCTATTTTTAAATATGGCGCCACGCTCCAAAACCACGCCTTGTAATGGCCGCCGGCTACACGTCCTCGAACGGCAGGCAATTCACCTTTATTGTCGTCAGTAAACATATATTTTGCAGAATAGATCTGTTTAAGCTGACTCTTACACACGGCTTGCCGAGCTTTTTCACGAGCCTTACTTAAACCGGGTAAGAGTAGACTTGCTAGAATTCCAATAATTGCCACCACCACCAAGATTTCAATCAAAGTAAAAGATTGACTAAATTTTTGAGTTTCTTTATTTTTGCCGATTATCGTTCTCATCTCAACCTCAGGATTTAATTTGATCTTATCTGATCTAAACTAATAAACCCATATAAAACGACAGTGATACTGTATAATTATATATATTTTACTGTATAATCAAATTATATAGCTTTTATTAGGGTAATTTGGACGGTAAGCCTCAGATTTTTACACATTTCTACAATTAAGGCCTTTTTTATTAGCGGCGTCTAATCTTTTATGAAAAAACATTAAATTATCTTCG from Lentisphaera profundi harbors:
- a CDS encoding DUF1559 domain-containing protein, with the translated sequence MRTIIGKNKETQKFSQSFTLIEILVVVAIIGILASLLLPGLSKAREKARQAVCKSQLKQIYSAKYMFTDDNKGELPAVRGRVAGGHYKAWFWSVAPYLKIEQQDTLRLKMSDAVRVLKCPSNDIISRYGTQHYWTGYTYPIWAGWLQKGPGNYEQVNINSISAPHEALLLGEWTSYTYDRSWRVGRGGFHSGNANRLFIDGHVGQGLLDQNFAGANNYWYQWSYGQGQ